In one Drosophila albomicans strain 15112-1751.03 chromosome X, ASM965048v2, whole genome shotgun sequence genomic region, the following are encoded:
- the LOC117577880 gene encoding vanin-like protein 2 — MSLAKASLTLILKPRYELVFLLLLSTIALTQQAAIDSTTDFYTAGVVEFRNAASVADNLAGYLEIIASPNASATDIIVFPEATLGNFNSYDFVPSPQQQVTPCLDDPEAQYYADYLVAISCAARNVSKYVAINVPEHELCTDVPEDTRPCASNGFNIYNTNVVFDRNGTVISRYRKVHLYGEPRNTTFVPESITFETDFGVTFGHMICFDIMFFTPGGEIILEQGVRDFIFPTMWFSQLPFLTAVQTQLAWAYANDANLLAAGASHPENGSTGSGIYNGRKGTISSVMALDEGQRRIYVAQVPKYPASSRRTSKRSRRAVKEQPQPRNTEGFQMKQDLVTLYETVSLESLANQATDTSLTQDVCHGQICCHFEVEWRLLDNVAENVSYYSYRLAAYDGWRNEKEMDANYLRNCGIFACTGPSIEDCGNLVHAFQPRVAFTRLLIEATYPKSREFLLAPSSVRDNLLPLEPHQFEFSLEELANQNQLQSRFELAPSLEVQNLLTFAIYGNYYDDECTFNKGTEQQDLECGFQPKDDGAASLRFSSFLLLPLLLTMLLKLH, encoded by the exons atgaGCTTAGCCAAAGCAAGTTTAACCTTAATCCTTAAGCCTCGTTATGAGCTtgtcttcttgttgttgttgtcgaccATCGCGTTGACTCAGCAG GCGGCCATCGATAGCACCACGGACTTCTATACCGCCGGCGTTGTGGAGTTTCGCAATGCTGCGAGCGTAGCTGATAATTTGGCCGGCTACTTGGAGATCATCGCATCGCCGAATGCCAGCGCCACGGATATCATTGTATTTCCCGAGGCAACGCTCGGCAATTTCAATAGCTACGATTTTGTGCCCAGTCCTCAGCAACAGGTGACGCCGTGTCTCGATGATCCCGAGGCTCAGTACTACGCTGACTATCTGGTTGCCATCTCTTGTGCTGCTCGCAATGTCAGCAAATATGTGGCGATCAATGTCCCCGAGCACGAACTCTGCACCGATGTCCCGGAGGATACGCGTCCGTGTGCGAGCAACGGTTTCAATATCTACAACACGAATGTGGTCTTCGATCGCAATGGAACCGTCATCTCGCGCTATCGCAAGGTGCATCTGTATGGCGAGCCGAGGAACACGACCTTTGTGCCCGAGAGTATCACCTTTGAGACGGACTTCGGGGTCACGTTTGGCCACATGATCTGCTTTGACATCATGTTCTTTACGCCCGGGGGGGAGATCATTCTGGAGCAGGGCGTGCGCGACTTTATCTTTCCCACCATGTGGTTCTCCCAGCTGCCGTTCCTCACAG CTGTCCAAACGCAGTTGGCTTGGGCGTACGCCAACGATGCGAATCTGCTGGCTGCGGGCGCCAGTCACCCTGAGAATGGCTCCACTGGCAGCGGCATCTATAATGGTCGTAAAGGCACCATCAGCAGTGTGATGGCTCTGGACGAGGGACAACGTCGCATCTATGTGGCTCAGGTGCCCAAATATCCGGCGAGCAGCAGACGCACCTCGAAGCGTTCACGTCGAGCAGTGAAGGAGCAACCGCAACCAAGGAACACGGAAGGTTTCCAGATGAAGCAGGATCTAGTGACGCTCTACGAGACAGTTTCGCTGGAGTCGCTGGCGAATCAGGCAACTGACACTTCGCTAACTCAGGACGTGTGCCACGGACAGATCTGCTGTCACTTTGAGGTCGAGTGGCGTTTGCTCGACAATGTGGCGGAGAATGTTAGTTATTACAGCTATCGATTGGCCGCCTACGATGGCTGGCGCAATGAGAAGGAAATGGATGCGAACTATTTGCGCAATTGCGGCATCTTTGCCTGCACCGGACCCAGCATCGAGGACTGTGGCAACTTGGTGCATGCGTTCCAGCCACGTGTGGCATTCACCCGTCTCCTCATCGAGGCCACCTATCCCAAGTCCCGGGAGTTCCTCCTGGCCCCGAGCAGTGTGCGCGACAATCTGCTGCCCCTGGAGCCGCATCAGTTTGAGTTCTCCCTCGAGGAGCTGGCGAATCA AAATCAACTGCAGTCACGCTTTGAGCTCGCCCCATCGCTGGAGGTGCAGAATCTGCTCACTTTTGCCATCTACGGCAACTACTATGATGATGAGTGCACCTTTAACAAAGGCACCGAACAGCAGGATC